The nucleotide sequence accgtgaggtgacgtaaccataagcgtaagtgatgcaaaaagtgaataaaattaaaactaggtaggactaaacagtgaaagagtgcgcaattcgtgggttgaacccactacaattattcagagcgtaatagacagtgagactacgaaagagtagtcaaagcaacccaaagtacacttattacatagtagtgataagttcgtacgtctaaacagaaggaaatgtcagaactgccgtgattcctcgagtgccacaGAGAGTACAATTATTTaggtcctggaggggcgaaaaacaaagttgagtgggtcagcaaaacaatgcttataagaaaacctttatctttgaatatactaacccctcgccgtaaaacaagtatagtttcctcaaaacatactacgtaagtatgaaATCCAATATATATCAACCATGTAACCAGAATTATGCCAAGTCAATGATGTATCATATGCCACAATAATAATCAAGTGATAATCAATataactaagtgctcatccatctaagctgacacacaaGTTCGGACAGATGGTTTCTGGCACGAACAGGACTGGGtataatcaatatgctctagtactacgatcacgtgaagactggtgcaaaagcacatcacatacaagtcggatcgcctaatgcaatctacccgacaagactggcacctaaaattggatccaaggtgagcaaacggtgcggatgtgaacatacacgcgaaggactggccctggccctggggcgagtactaacaccgggtgcagcaagatgagcatgtacacaagtatgtatgaatgccatgacagtaatatcacaaccatatagcagcatttatcacaatttatatcacaataatgataCTAGGCAATATAAGCATAAAAatgaagtaaatacgcatttatggaaactataaatatatataggtataaaacaactgcccactcacaagtacgtggtcgtagcccccgagcctagcttggcctcgaaAATCCTCGGAataagtttcccctatatgtgaaataactaaatatcATTAATTAACGTACATAACGGAAACCTACataaaacccccatagtttgctcaaacctagggtataaatatatgaaatcgatcTACTCGATGACACGAACGCCCACGCGTCAACCACGCGCCGTTCGGAGGCtggacgcgcccccacgcgccgcccAAAGTGTCGGTCCACGCGCGCCCACTCGCGTCTTCTTCCTCGGCTCACCGGACTGGtttcgccggtttctgggcagtttttcaaattgccataactttgtcatttcttcaccattttcaacgtactttatatcaaaatgaagatattgACGAGATGAACACATATATACCTGTCTCGACCCTTAAATCGCCTGGAATTCaccggaaaaagcctcgaaagccgttggactcgccggaaactgggtaagattcaaatgagtataacttctttaTTACTCAActaaattgggtgaaacaaaaaggaaagttgtatttcTCTAAGAGACGAAAAGAATGGTACCTCGCACGACATCTAACtctccgtggtttggccgggCAACGCCTCGAAAGTTcaggccaaactttgaactttccGATCTCTGTGTTTTTGCgtccaaaacttccaacgaagcactccgagcttcctaaGAACCTCtttaagctcactatgagcttaaaaactcctaaaaatcaaccaataattattgcatgaacagtgactCAAACGGAGGTAAGTGGTTCGACGTGAAAACAGTGGAAATCTTACCTGAAAATAGTATGGATGAACTCGTATTGACGAGATGAACACGATGGTGATCTTTGTTTCCTCGATCTATGAAGATTTGATGAACTTTGGTGATGATCCgtgtatagagagagagagggagtgttcgaagggagagagagatagaaagaTGTTTTTCTGATTTGAGGGAGGGGTCAGAACATCAGAAAAAAAATGGGATAGTGGAGACCGAATGATGAAGGGGAGTGCACGGGTAGGATTTTACACTTTAAAATTTTACGCACACGTACTagcgtgtacaatttaaatgcgatagcgAGAAATAAAATGGAAAGCGTTAAGAATAAGTCAACGTCTcttgccaataagggcataatcGTCAATACATATAttcggggagaaattacataggaaaattagggacgggtcgtcacaatctaccctccttataaaaatttcgtccccgaaatttcaATACTAACTACTATCAAGCCATAAAATAGATGTGGATACATATCTCGCATACGctcttctgtctcccaagtggCTTCCTCCactgagtggttcctccacaaaacCTTCACTATCCGCATGGTCTTGTTCTTAagaaccttatccttccaatcgaTGATAGTCACTAGAACCTtgtcacttaaatcaaacattgtcctcaatgtttcaagcataaactcacacaaaacaagcaaacaaacaaactacgaataaacatgacaagtatggtaaagtaaaaaccagacagagtagagtttaagaacgtaaatctggttttggagatagatggtcttgttgactttccacagctttgatcttgaactggattggaattcatgatcttgttgactttccacagctttgaccTCGAACTGGATTGGAATTCTGAGCAGAGAATaggagagttccttggtttcaattcAGACTCCttttgctgggttgatttgattgtgcagtctgcattcttctctgcttgtttcttctgcacggcaggcaggcacgaggtagaggtgatggtcagtgcccaccatttgctttctttctccctgtccctagctgaggatgaatcagcacgttgtctccacatgcttcgaggtatcattttcacttcccttatttgttccccaggcagatgtggtagacgaagaggaagcataagatgttgaagatgagtactcgagagcaaggctaggtaagcaatcaggaagaggttccaggcagtcggttcccgatcgaaagattgataccaagtgctggctgattgctctttttctccctatcttgcaggcagcataaaggataaagagaagaaaaatgagaagagatgatatgggatacttttgcttttgaagaagtaactttccacaggcttattcttgaactgggctggagggttttctggtttcctccagagtataaggctgactgaagaatttgagggtcaaaacaagtccatcaaatctagagtacgttcgaccctgctgatatgggatactcttgcttttaaccctgatgatatgagatattcttgctctagtatagcttgtttgcagaggtataatcggggggaaagaaagctgaatatttcgaaaggcttcgttgggagtgtcctcttagatatgaggaagggttgagcatttttgtaggTATGCctttccgttggggatggaggtcgacatatataggagtctccctaacatcaagtagtaatgctattcctttaccttgcttggtcatagcacggtagtgggagctgccagcttcacatgtctcaactttgtcagagaactttggcaaagttatctgtggtacccatgagctactgttgcgtgtgggaagtgggtgattgaacagtacgattcgtgtgctttctacttcaccagaactcttcgacaaaatgcccataatttctgcaaagctgagtgtgcgtgtgacaggtgctgacaaggttggaaaagtaggtgcctcttcgatatctggaatcggtgcttcgacaaactgcccgtgattttcgcaaggctgagtgtgcatgtgacagatgctgacacgtctggaaaagcagatgcctctccgatttctgagcttgcctcttcgagttctgagcttgtctcttcgagttctgagatCCGTCGACTGCAgaagttgcatgtgacaagtgcggacaaatttggaaaagaggatggcccgtggtttctgagcaagcccagcttttgagaaagctagcgcctcttcgatttttgaattggcctctttgatctctgaaatcccgtcgagctGATTTAAATAGAGGCAcgtagttcgtttcaaagcacacttgaatttccaccagtagaagcttcattcttgcacttctaagatcttaatttgtccgacctcttctctcttcaacacctttgaaaatgtctggcccctccgaccgtcgttttgacttgaaccttgttgaagaggcagccccgccttctccagacaacatatggcgcccatccttcgtctcccctactggtcctcttaccgttggggattccgtgatgaagaatgatatgaccgctgcggtggtggccaggaaccttctcactcccaaagataacagactactttccaaacggtctgataagttagctgttaaggattctctggctctcagtgttcagtgtgcaggttctgtgtctaatatggcccaacgcctatttgctcgaacccgccaggttgaatcattggcggctgaagtgatgagtctcaaataggagattagagggctcaagcatgagaataaacagttgcaccggctcgcacatgactatgctacaaacatgaagaggaaaattgaccagatgcaggaatctgatggtcagattttacttgatcatcagaggtttgtgggtttgttccaacaacatttgccttcattttctggggctgtactgcgtacttaagctccaaatgatcaacctctgatacctcctcctacaggggctccgccgactgctgaggctccgccgactactgagacttctcctaagtagcctttgtgaaggctctctctcttgtatttttctgtttaatgttcattttatttttctgcttaatgttcctttttcaatgaattttaatataaaaaaaaaatttccttgtTTACTTGCTTAATGAATTCAACAAATAAGTTATGGATATTatggtctgcagcccgcaataacgataactcactgttgtctcgataagtaagcAACAATTCTTAAGGGTGCAATATTATCATCTTGCTCTTCATTAGAAATACCTATATATATGCCTCGATCGTGCTCCAACATTACTCTCTTTGGCAACATCGTCAATAATAAGAAATTTCTACCTCATGATCaattaaaactctagcaaagtaaCCAGGAATGTTTAACGTGCCCATGATCAAGCCCGAAAGATTCTGAGTATCTTGTAGCTCTATGTCCCATTTGTCCACATGTAAAGCATACTCTGCTTTCCCGCCTACACTCTCCAAAGTGTATGCTATTGTACTTACGGCACAAAGGTACATTTCCTCTACCAGAATCACCTCGATCTACTCGACGACACGAACGCACACACGTCAACCACGCGCCGGTCGGAGGCCGGACGCGCCCTCATGCGCCGCCCAAAGTGTCGGTCCATGCACGCCCACGCGTCTTCTTCCtcggctcgccg is from Malus sylvestris chromosome 5, drMalSylv7.2, whole genome shotgun sequence and encodes:
- the LOC126624354 gene encoding uncharacterized protein LOC126624354; this translates as MASSSISGSAGVFKLIVSLKRFLGSSECFVGSFGRKNTEIGKFKVWPELSRRCPAKPRRVRCRASFRRVQRLSRLFPVNSRRFKGRDRNRRNQSGEPRKKTRVGARGPTLWAARGGASSLRTARG